In the genome of Oscarella lobularis chromosome 1, ooOscLobu1.1, whole genome shotgun sequence, one region contains:
- the LOC136197236 gene encoding veficolin-1-like has translation MTVCNSGEFLTGVFGLPGPVGPQGLPGTIGSLGPPGQVGREGPPGERGLLGPKGDKGDRGNIGEQGTAGKVGEKGHKGNQGSSGLTGTSGPKGDKGHTGLRGHKGQKGDQGIRGLPGVTPIELLQQQLEELGIIASSQGCDCSCLHNRSPHLSSGTFTISYAGIGLMPVYCDMETDNGGWTVFQRRKDGSVDFNRGWSDYERGFGNLSGDYWLGLASVHQLLQENGANELRIEFEDYSGDSAYAKYNSFNVEDSTSQYRLRKKDVNSVEENDVFATEPVCPCECRFDGINNIRNLC, from the exons ATGACTGTGTGCAACTCTGGCGAGTTCCTGACTGGCGTGTTC GGATTGCCAGGTCCTGTGGGACCTCAAGGTTTACCTGGCACTATTGGTTCCCTTGGACCACCTGGTCAAGTTGGACGAGAA ggtCCTCCTGGAGAGAGAGGACTACTAGGACCAAAAGGTGATAAAGGTGACAGAGGAAATATTGGTGAACAG GGAACGGCTGGAAAGGTTGGCGAAAAAGGTCATAAAGGAAACCAAGGTTCTTCCGGTCTTACAGGAACCTCGGGTCCCAAGGGTGATAAAGGACATACTGGGCTGCGTGGTCATAAAGGACAG AAAGGTGACCAAGGCATTCGAGGTCTTCCCGGTGTCACGCCCATAGAATTATTGCAACAGCAACTTGAAGAACTAGGAA TAATTGCAAGCTCACAAGGCTGTGATTGCTCTTGTTTACATAACCGATCTCCTCATCTTTCAAGCGGCACTTTCACAATATCCTATGCCGGAATTGGCCTTATGCCTGTCTACTGTGACATGGAGACGGACAACGGAGGATGGACCGtctttcaacgacgaaaagacggATCTGTTGACTTTAATCGTGGATGGAGTGACTATGAAAGAGGATTTGGAAATCTTAGCGGTGACTACTGGCTTGGCTTAGCTTCTGTTCACCAGCTGTTGCAGGAAAATGGAGCAAATGAATTAAGGATTGAATTCGAAGATTACTCGGGAGACAGTGCGTACGCCAAGTACAATAGCTTCAATGTGGAGGACTCTACTTCCCAGTACAGGCTAAGG aaaaaggACGTGAATAGCGTAGAAGAGAATGACGTTTTTGCCACTGAGCCCGTCTGTCCGTGTGAGTGTAGAT TTGATGGAATAAACAACATCAGGAATTTGTGCtga
- the LOC136197328 gene encoding ficolin-2-like encodes MITLLLFCLLGYVVTNASSQTLSTACDHKHIAGPQGLPGPVGPQGLPGTIGSRGPPGPVGRAGPIGERGLLGPRGLKGDKGDRGNTGAQGKIGKAGSKGDKGNRGFSGVTGPAGPQGVKGAIGQQGNKGQKGEQGIQGLPGVMPIELLQKQLEDLGIIVRSQGCDCSCLHKRSPHLSSGSFTIAFAGIGFVPVYCDMETDGGGWTVFQRRKDGSVDFNREWIDYERGFGNLSGDYWLGLAPLHHLLQLSGANDLRIDLKDYSGNSAYAKYSSFNVGDSNSKYTLSVGGYSGTAGDAIVASGNSDGNVNGMKFSTKDQDNDKNGRNCAANYGGGGGWWFNSCHRTFLNGLYLSGSGSSHIHWYTWKGRSSLAFSEMKFRKKE; translated from the exons ATGATAACCTTGCTGCTCTTCTGCCTACTTGGCTACGTTGTGACAAACGCGTCTTCTCAG ACATTGTCGACAGCGTGTGATCACAAACACATTGCTGGACCTCAGGGATTGCCAGGCCCTGTAGGACCACAAGGTTTACCTGGCACTATCGGATCACGTGGACCGCCTGGTCCAGTTGGAAGAGCG GGTCCTATTGGAGAGAGAGGGCTATTGGGACCAAGAGGACTTAAAGGTgataaaggagacagagGAAACACTGGTGCACAG GGAAAGATTGGAAAGGCTGGCTCAAAAGGAGACAAGGGAAATCGAGGTTTTTCTGGCGTCACGGGACCCGCGGGACCACAAGGTGTTAAAGGAGCAATTGGGCAGCAGGGTAACAAAGGACAG AAAGGTGAACAAGGCATTCAAGGTCTTCCTGGCGTCATGCCAATTGAATTACTGCAAAAACAACTTGAAGATCTAGGAA TAATTGTTCGTTCGCAAGGCTGCGATTGCTCTTGTCTGCATAAACGATCTCCTCATCTTTCAAGTGGCAGTTTCACAATTGCCTTCGCGGGAATAGGCTTCGTTCCTGTCTACTGTGACATGGAGACTGACGGCGGGGGATGGACggtctttcaaagacgaaaagatgGATCAGTCGATTTTAATCGTGAATGGATCGACTACGAAAGAGGATTTGGCAATCTTAGCGGGGACTACTGGCTTGGCTTAGCTCCTCTTCACCATCTGCTGCAGCTGAGTGGAGCTAATGACTTAAGAATTGATTTGAAAGATTATTCAGGAAACAGTGCGTATGCCAAGTACAGTAGCTTTAATGTGGGAGACTCCAATTCGAAGTACACGCTAAGCGTTGGTGGGTACAGTGGTACAGCAGGTGATGCAATAGTAGCGTCTGGAAATTCAGATGGAAACGTGAATGGAATGAAgttttcaacaaaagatcAAGACAATGATAAGAATGGTAGGAATTGTGCTGCCAATTACGGAGGTGGAGGTGGTTGGTGGTTTAACAGCTGTCATCGTACCTTCCTGAATGGTTTGTATCTGAGTGGTAGCGGGTCATCTCACATTCATTGGTACACATGGAAAGGACGGTCATCCTTGgcattttctgaaatgaaatttagaaaaaaagaatga